Proteins from a single region of Hydra vulgaris chromosome 12, alternate assembly HydraT2T_AEP:
- the LOC136087925 gene encoding uncharacterized protein LOC136087925, translating to MSIVVRTASENGEIRERLLKSVECTDKTGKGMAELILSSLHKEGIDTSKMAFQSYDYASSMSGQFKGVQKYITEEVGHNVPYIPCQDHRTNTALEHACNVNALIRELFNVLENVFFTSSTKRFSHIKEKLEDVDIAVQLVNLSRTRWTARAKSVKALNQCLEKVIDLLQSISNNKIFDTNTRTKAMGLLKKVTTFDFIITLFLMKNIIEKIKILTEILESPNFNVIDSINVIESTAKNIHNISNDTDAMNNLIESAVIFSRKLHIDAENDYKRYHRLIAMEMKAFYRKEFKEAIDSLAMGLTENSAALKEIFAPITKIFSFPLNKDNMSIENLTKASKLFPPGYKDHIPDVHVLKGQMEILIDICLKEGDEDFKSSRTPAKTLQDILYHVVKLKDILKQAHKLCIFVITAAYGVASNERSFSQLKIVKSHLRTTMSDERLDSLMLLKCEKELCKEVYPEHFVKRWVQLKKRHIKIKQQTKNDRLLKNIVCISFVIK from the coding sequence ATGAGTATAGTTGTGAGAACAGCCAGTGAAAACGGTGAGATTCGGGAAAGGCTTTTGAAATCCGTCGAATGCACTGATAAGACTGGAAAAGGGATGGCTGAGCTAATTTTATCTTCTTTACATAAAGAAGGCATTGACACATCAAAGATGGCTTTTCAGTCGTATGACTACGCGAGTTCAATGTCTGGACAATTTAAAGGAGTACAAAAGTATATAACAGAAGAAGTTGGCCATAATGTACCTTACATACCATGTCAAGACCACAGAACAAACACTGCTCTTGAACATGCCTGCAATGTTAATGCTTTAATACGAGAATTGTTTAATGTCCTCGAAAATGTTTTCTTCACATCAAGCACAAAAAGATTTAgtcatataaaagaaaaacttgaagACGTTGACATTGCAGTACAGCTTGTAAACCTGTCTAGAACAAGATGGACCGCACGAGCAAAATCTGTTAAGGCTTTAAATCAGTGTTTGGAGAAGGTTATTGATCTTCTTCAGAGCATCtcaaataataagatttttgatACTAACACGAGAACTAAGGCAATGGGACTTCtgaaaaaagtaacaacttttGATTTCATTATTACTCTTTTCCTCATGAAGAATATCATTgagaagataaaaatattaacagaaATCTTAGAAAGTCCAAACTTCAATGTCATTGACAGTATTAATGTAATTGAAAGTACTGCCAAGAACATACATAATATCAGTAACGATACAGATGCTATGAATAATTTGATTGAAAGTGCAGTAATATTTTCTAGGAAATTACACATTGATGCAGAAAACGATTACAAACGATACCACAGATTAATAGCAATGGAGATGAAAGCTTTTTACCGGAAAGAATTCAAAGAGGCCATTGACTCTCTAGCTATGGGTTTAACTGAAAACTCGGCAGcattaaaggaaatatttgCCCCTATCACCAAAATTTTCAGTTTTCCGTTAAATAAGGATAATATGAGTATTGAAAACTTAACAAAAGCAAGCAAACTTTTTCCTCCTGGATACAAGGATCACATTCCAGACGTTCATGTGCTAAAAGGCCAGATGGAAATTTTGATAGATATCTGTTTAAAAGAAGGTGATGAAGATTTTAAGTCATCAAGAACACCAGCCAAGACGCTGCAAGACATTTTGTACCATGTTGTAAAGTTAAAGGATATACTAAAACAAGCCCATAAACTATGCATTTTTGTAATCACAGCTGCTTATGGTGTAGCATCAAATGAGCGTTCTTTCAGTCAACTCAAGATTGTAAAATCACATCTGAGAACAACAATGAGTGACGAGAGATTGGATAGTCTCATGCTACTGAAGTGCGAAAAAGAACTTTGTAAAGAAGTTTACCCCGAACATTTTGTTAAACGATGGGTTCAGTTGAAGAAACGTCATATTAAAATCAAACagcaaacaaaaaatgatagactgttgaaaaatattgtgtgtataagttttgtaataaaataa